The genomic stretch CTAAAAGAATAGGCAACGGCCGTTTATTCCACGACTGGAAAATCGTTGCCTAAAGATTTAGGCTACGGTTTTAGGAGTTCTAGCCGCACTTTACTACCGTTGTCTAATAATTGAAAGAATTTGATAAGAATTTTGTGTACTGAAGTCTTTAAGAGAAGTTGTCTGGTCCACATAAACACTCGGAAGTCTTGAAGAGAAGTTATCTGGTTCACATAAACACCCGGAAGTCTTACAAGTTTAACGGTCCAATCCATTTGTAATACTCTTCATTGATCTCTAGCTACTCTCTCCTCTAGCCAAAAGCTACCAGGCCAGAGCATGATATTGATAAGTTGGTGTGTTGAGCCCACTTAGACCCATGCCCCATATGAGAGTCCTAACATATATCGCCAACCTTTTATGCCTGGGGATTTCCTTCCTACCTTTTTTTTAAATGTTTCTGTCAGCGCAAATTGTCATAATAATCTTCCTATGCTTTTATAGAATTTATAACATTCTATACTAGAAAATTTCAATGAGAAAGCATTCCATATTTCAGTCACTTTTATTTCTTTCAGGAAGAACTCGTTGTACTCTTTAGGTAATATGACTACAATTGAACAAGACTGTCAAATAAAACTGCATAGTAAAAAATGATGAATAGAGAGAAATAAATTAACAATCTCCAACAACATCAGCATAATCATGGGGAAATTGCCAATTCTGACTCCCTTGTTGATAATCTAGAGAAAATATTGACATGCTGCTTGATGAGTGTATTTTCTCAAGAGAAAACAGTGGAAGGCAATGCCTAACCACTGATTTTCAGTAGCACTTTAATAAAGAGACTGCTGCATATATGAATTTGTGTTTTGACTCTTAAATACAGCTTCCTTAATGCGGGCAGCTTCACTAGGCATTCCAGACTTCAAAAGACATGAACTTAAAGTTCTAATAGTAACTTCATCTGGCGAACAACCGGTCCCCAACATCTTGTAAAAGATACCAATTGCTTCGGGTGCTCTTCCTTTCATACAATGACCAATAATAAGAATAGTAAATGTCAGTTTATCCGGTTTGCATTTCTTCTCCATATCTATGACAATTGCATTAGCTTCATCAACATTACCGGATTTGCAATATCCATCTATGACAGGATTGTAGATAAATGGTTGTGCAACAATGTCACTCTGATTCAACAGTCTCAAAAGCTCACGAGCTTCTTGTAGTCTGTTGCTCCTGCACACAGCACTAATAAGAATAGAGAAAGTATACAAATTTGCAGAAACATTTCTCGCTTTCATTTCATTCCAAAGGTCCAAACCATAGTCCAACTGCCCAACTCGGCAATATCCATCAATTAACAAAGTGAAAGTAACAACATCAGGAGAACAACCATGAAAAAGCATCCTCTTATGCATTCCTAGTGCAGATGCCATGTCACCTGCCTTAACAAATCCATAGATAAGTGCATTAAAAGTAGCCGCACTAGGCTTAGCTCCAGACGTAACCATTTCATTGAAAATAGAAGAAGCCTCCTTCATCTTACTCAATTTGCAATAACCCGATATCACAATCGTATAACTCAAAACATTAGGAGAAAACTCAGTTCTTAAACTAATCTCTCTCACTAAATCTCTTGCTCTATCTACCTCATTTATTCTACATAAACCATGTATAAGAGTATTATAACTAACAACATCAGGATAACAACCAAAACTTCTCATATCATTCAAAAACCTAAAAGCCTCATCGATTTCTCCAACAACGCAAAAACCTCGAATCAAGATATTGAATGTGAATATATCAATATCGAAATTGAATCTAACAAGCTCCCTAAACAAACTAACAGCATCATCTAACCTATTACATTTAACCAAAATGTTAAGAAAGTTATTATAAACAACAACATTTACATCAACCTTATTACACAAAGATTCCCGAAGAAACTCCTTGGAAACATCAAACCTATCAACAAATGCAAAAGAAGAAACCAAAAATCCCAACAACCTACTATCAGGCAACAACCCATCAGCCCTCATAGAATGATAAACAAGTTTTGCTGAATCATGTTGATGTTGTTGACAAAGGGACCTTAAAAGAAAATTGTAAGTCCAAAATGAATAAGAAAGGTTCAAGCTTTGTTTAGTGAACTGGAAAAAGCTGAAACCTAATTGAGGATTGTTTAGTCTTTTGATAATTTGTAATGTAAGTGAAGGGGTTAAGTGGTTACTAACATAACGCGAAAATGTAGCGTCAGATGAGTCTGTGAATCGAAGAAAGAGCGTTGAAACGATTTTGACGAACCATGCTTCGAGTTTGTTGGGTTTAAGAGTGTGGTAATGGGTAACGAGGGCAGTATTCGAAATTCGAAAAGTGGTGAAGATGGAAGAAAATGTCATCAGCTTGTGAAGAGCGTGCTGTGAATGAGCGATTTGGGAAGAAAACGGTGTCGTTTCATCTGGAACGTCAGGAAGGGTTTTGAGATGGTTGATGGTGGAGGTGGAGGAGGGGTTCAGGGTAGAAGGAGGAGTTTGGATACTCAGCTTTGGAGAGCAAATTACTATCACTAGAACCTTCGTTATATGATATACACGTGCCACTTTAATAAAAATCAACGTTTCAGATTCTCTTGATTAAAAGAATGTTTGTAGTGTGATTTGTAGTTtggtttttgttttttttttcgaGCAAAAGGAGGCCTAAAGACAAATATTATAAAGGAACAACTCTATTTTTGGAAGAAAATTTTATCTTATATCTCTACAACTATCCTTATATCCCTATAAGTTttttaaaatatcaattttattcTTGATTATTTTTAACCAATTTTTCATTTCACTTTTAACTATTTAATTGAGATTTCCGAGAATTGCAATATTCAACCTCGTACCAGAACACATTAGAAAAGATTTTTGATATGTTTTTTTTCCTAGACCGGAACACTTTGTGGAAGATATCTGATTCAATGCATAACGTGTTCTGAAAGACTTACTTAAAGAGTTTTGGTTTAGTTTTAAAAAATACCGTTCCGGAACACTTAACATATGTGTTTCGGTTAACAGACTAACATATATCGTAAGTCTTTTTGAAAGACTTCCGGTGTGTTATTTCTATGATtcggaactcttctttgaagtcTTCCGATTtgcattgttaattatttttttgACAACTTTTTATTGTGTAGGTATGGAAAttcttccccaaatatgtgtagatacttctggtgcttttTTAACTACTCAAAGATTTGGTACACGGGAAGAGGTGATCAGgtggattaaagaggttggaatccATAATAAAGTAACAGTTATTATCACTCGTTCAGATACTGAAATATGCaaaagagggagaagtaacaaattagtatttggttgtgataaaggtggaAAATACAAGGATAGTGATAGTGGAACCCAAAGTGCATCCAAAAAATGTGGAtgtccatttaaaatcaggttgactccggcgaaagatgggtctggttggaagattgatgtaaaacATGGGATTCATAAccatggtttacctgatagattagaagtTCATTCCTTtgttggtaggttgaccacagatgagaaACTGCATGTCCttgatttgacaaagagacatgtgtaacacccttctaaaataccccaataatttaattaaatatcaaaatataacatcagagtaatcatgccctttaagggtgtcacacaatcttccacactattcaacaatatagaggtcatgctcttttattgatttcaacttaaacaattgcataaaacacagcggatataatttcatcaatcatataaaacattacatggaaaatggttctcaaccaacaataaaacattcaaaacaagttaagacaacccatcccgatgttacatctatcagagcacgacccactacggagactacactagactccaataattagcttctactcaactcttttctcgttacctgaaaaatagttgtaagggtgagttcctcaatcaatataatgagtattataaaatatcatgttatgttaagtaattcaacacacttcatcgccctaatcaaaacacatattcaggaacagcatattaattcaacatcatactcaataacaacacaacaataccaacacaaatacacgtgtaatattggaatacatccattcatattacacgccatacatatattatgcaatgagactccatgcatgcggtaccgactattttgtgaacatatagttcaacctcaccgtccaaacccaggcacggctaccaagctcactagtcccactcatttgagacatagtgactcactcactaattcctcaccatgggaattagctaccaccccaaatgggccatgctatgcacgctaatcatctagcatgcaaacatcaacaacaacaatcaaaatgatttactcactaattcctcaccatgggaattagctaccaccataaggccacaatatgcatgcaaatcacctagcaatgcaacgtcaacaacaatttaagaatagacacatgctcacactctaagccataaaatagtctattcacaaatgcatacattcacatcatcatgtataccatcacatatcatcaacaaaagcatatcatatcatgccacataatcaatcatagtattagcacactctactaatacctatactattcaAAACAACGGAAATGATCCCTAtaacatcatacctcagctaagtacatcactcagcctaaacaactaaaactgcacaacaacagttcagaaaatcacaaatctgcccatacgcgtattgcctatgcccatacgcgtattgcccaaacctgaccaagtccatacgcgtaatgcccacgcccatacgcgtatgctacgcgtaccacatcctcatacgcgtaccaacagagacactttcacgttcaaaacatcatctctttcactcatacgcgtatagcatacaccatacgcgtaccactccagggatacgcgtatcacacgcgtatggcgcgtaccagcgccaaaatccccattttcaagccatcccatacgcgtattgcctagtgccatacgcgtatgaccagaatccagttttccagatctgctatgggttttctctgctacgagatccttcagatccaacctctcacagtccaatttttcatacatgttcgttcgttttatcaattacaactcagatacattcaacttctcaaatcgctaaccttactacatctaattcctacaatttcatcaattatcatccaatttcgttcatcaatatttcacaaattcatcacatatcatttcaaccagagtcaaattcagaggttcatcactacccattacatgctatcccataagacccatcaaacgatgataaaccccccttacctgattaaatccggcaattccgttagcttcaagcttttcctcttctcttgctctgcctctttgccctttctctttcagccgcttctcttttcctttttcacgtgaaaaccctttttcaaaaaaattaggactttttattattccaacttatatactccaataataaaacccaataatattatcccaataataatattaataatccaataattttctaattatttaattaaattaataaataaatattaacttaatttaaacaattatcttaatttcatcggggtgttacaactctcccccactaaaagagttttcgtcctcgaaaacatacctcaagcaaataactccggataagactccttcatctgactctctagttcccaagtcacattgccacctgctggtcctccccaagctaccttcaccaaggcaatctctttaccccgcaactgcttcaactctcgatcctcgatcctcataggtgatgtttcaacagtcaggttatctctcacctgtacatcatctacttggactacatgcgacggatcatgaatgtacctcctcaactgagacacatgaaaaaccccatgcaaattcgcaagcgacggcggtaaagcgatacgataggctacctctcctatcctttccaaaatctgataaggaccaataaaacgaggtgtcaacttcttcgacttcaaagctcgaccaacaccggttatcggggtgacacgaagaaacacatgatctccctcttggaactcaagtgacttcctcctcttgtcatgataaccCTTCTGAtgactctgagcaattctcatcttctcctgaatcatcttaatcttttctgtggtctgttgaacaatctccggtccaaccaccgcactctcaccggactcataccaacataaaggtgtccgacatctcctaccatacaaagcttcaaacggtgccataccaatgctcgaatgaaaactattgttgtaggtaaactcaatcaaaggcaaataacaatcccaagcacctcccttctccaaaacacaagctctcagaagatcctctaatgactggatcgtcctctcagtctgaccatcagtctgcggatgatatgcagaactcaatctcagcttagttcccaaagccttctgcaaaccttcccaaaacttcgatgtaaatctaggatctctgtccgaaacaatactagacggaataccatgcaaacttacaatcttctcaatatacaattcggctaatctttctaacggataatccattctgatcggaatgaaatgagccgattttgtcaacctgtcaacaatcacccaaatggcttcaaaattcttatttgtcctcggtaaacccgaaacaaaatccatgctgatactatcccacttccactctggaatagccaacggttgcattagcccagacggcttctgatgctcaatctttgacttctgacaagtcaaacaggaataaacaaaactcgcaatttctcttttcattcccggccaccgAAATAGCTttttttcaaatcatgatacattttcgtagctccaggatgaatactcaagccactacgatgtccttcctccaggatactcttcttaagttcgataacatcctgaatacacacccgattaccaaatttcaaaacaccattctcatcaactctgaattcaccaccttgaccttgattcactaaagtcaacttatcaaccaaaagcatatcggatttctgaccctctctgatctcatccaaaatattactcgtcaacttcaacatccccaatttaacactattgtgagtactctcacgcaccaaactcaaatctctaaactgctcaatcaaatccaattccttcaccattaacatagacatatgtaatgatttccgactcaatgcatcagccactacgtttgctttacccggatggtacttcaaaccaaagtcataatccttcagaaattctaaccatctcctctgtctcatattcagctctttctgatcaaacaagtacttcaaacttttatggtcactgaaaacctcgaatcttgacccatacaagtaatgcctccataatttcagaacaaacaccacagctgccaactctaaatcgtgcgtcggatagttcctctcgtgaactctcagttgtctcgaagcataagctataacctgcttattctgcatcaacacaccacccaaacccgACAATGCAGCATCAcggaatactcataatgtccacatcttgttctgaaagcagtcttctgaatatcctcagctttcacacgtatctgatgatacccaggtctcaaatctatcttgctgaacacactcgcaccaaccaactgatccatcaaatcatcaatcctcggtaaaggataccgattcttgatcgtcactttattcggttgcctgtagtccacacacaacctcatagtaccttctttcttcttaaccaacaacactggtgcaccccacggtgacacactcggacgaataaatttcttatccaacaactcttccaactgactcttcaattcagctaactcaacagcagacatacggtaaggagccatcgatatcggtctagtaccaggtaccaaatcaatcgagaactcaacttcacgctctggtggcaattcattcacttcttcaggaaacacatcaggaaaatcacacaccactgctagatcgccaatcaccagtttatctttagcctccatagttgctaacagcataaacaactccgccccatctgctaattcctcattcacctgccttgcagatagaaacaacTCATCCCTTCCTCAGTCTCAGgaaaatcacagtcttatcaaaacagttaatagaaactcggttaaacaccaaccagttcattcccaggataacatcaatctgcactagtggaagacacacaaggtctatcccaaagtctctaccaaaaatactcaaaggacaattcaaacaaactgaagtagtagtcactggacccttcgcaggagtatcaatcaccatacttccaagcatctcagatatctctaacttaagtctcacagcacaatccaaagattgagtagcaccggtgtcaataatagctacaagagaaaagccattaatataacacgtacctcggatcaaacgatcatctgcagaagtctccGAACCCGATAAAACAAAGACCTCGCCCtccgactgattctctttcttcggtttaggacactgtggactgatatgacccaactctccatagttgaaacaagttacagtcttcaaccgacactctgcagccaaatgaccacctttgccacacttgaaacacttcatctcagtactggtacactcatggacacgatgtccagcccgaccgcatctgaaacacttagcaggagcactagagtctcccccactaggtctcttcctcccactctgtctctggaaactTCTGCCAtctgcatacggtttcccacgatcattctgattcttgcctttcctatcaaccctctgctgatagctttccgctctggccttggtatcctgttcaaaccttctgcaacagtcgaccaaattagaaaacaccctaatccgctgatacccaatagcccgcttgatctcgggacgtaacccgttctcaaacctcacgcattttgaaaattctccagtagcctcatcatagggaatgtaatacttcgacagctctgtgaacttagcagcatactcagtaacagaccgattgccctgcttcaattctaagaactctatctcccTCCTTCCCCTGACCTCCTCTGGaaggtacttcctcagaaatctctctctgaacatcgcccaagtgacctcagcactcccggcagcttccaactcggtgcgggtagcaacccaccaatcatctgcttcctctgacagcatatgcgtaccgagcctgaccttctggttatcggcacactcagtcacccggaagatcctctcgacctccttcaaccacttctgagcgccatctggatcgtatgctcccttaaacattggaggattgttcttctggaactcactcagttgacgagcagctcccattcccacaacattcggatttcctccaagtactccagctagcatacccagagcctcagcaatcacagcatcgtctctacttcttccagccatctctattctgaaagtccaaaaagctaaacaataagtactgatagggttactcaacacctatcccgtacaggggaaacagaataattacgactcgactcgaccgactatgctctgataccactaatgtaacacccttctaaaataccccaataatttaattaaatatcaaaatataacatcagagtaatcatgccctttaagggtgtcacacaatcttccacactattcaacaatatagaggtcatgctcttttattgatttcaacttaaacaattgcataaaacacagcggatataatttcatcaatcatataaaacattacatggaaaatggttctcaaccaacaataaaacattcaaaacaagttaagacaacccatcccgatgttacatctatcagagcacgacccactacggagactacactagactccaataattagcttctactcaactcttttctcgttacctgaaaaatagttgtaagggtgagttcctcaatcaatataatgagtattataaaatatcatgttattTTAAGTAATTCAACACACTTCATCGCCCTAATCAAAACACATATTCAGGAACAGCATATtaattcaacatcatactcaataacaacacaacaataccaacacaaatacacgtgtaatattggaatacatccattcatattacacgccatacatatattatgcaatgagactccatgcatgcggtaccgactattttgtgaacatatagttcaacctcaccgtccaaacccaggcacggctaccaagctcactagtcccactcatttgagacatagtgactcactcactaattcctcaccatgggaattagctaccaccccaaatgggccatgctatgcacgctaatcatctagcatgcaaacatcaacaacaacaatcaaaatgatttactcactaattcctcaccatgggaattagctaccaccataaggccacaatatgcatgcaaatcacctagcaatgcaacgtcaacaacaatttaagaatagacacatgctcacactctaagccataaaatagtctattcacaaatgcatacattcacatcatcatgtataccatcacatatcatcaacaaaagcatatcatatcatgccacataatcaatcatagtattagcacactctactaatacctatactattcaaaacaacggaaatgatccctacaacatcatacctcagctaagtacatcactcagcctaaacaactaaaactgcacaacaacagttcagaaaatcacaaatctgcccatacgcgtattgcctattcccatacgcgtattgcccaaacctgaccaagtccatacgcgtaatgcccacgcccatacgcgtatgctacgcgtaccacatcctcatacgcgtaccaacagagacactttcacgttcaaaacatcatctctttcactcatacgcgtatagcatacaccatacgcgtaccactccagggatacgcgtatcacacgcgtatggcgcgtaccagcgccaaaatccccattttcaagccatcccatacgcgtattgcctagtgccatacgcgtatgaccagaatccagttttccagatctgctatgggttttctctgctacgagatccttcagatccaacctctcacagtccaatttttcatacatgttcgttcgttttatcaattacaactcagatacattcaacttctcaaatcgctaaccttactacatctaattcctacaatttcatcaattatcatccaatttcgttcatcaatatttcacaaattcatcacatatcatttcaaccagagtcaaattcagaggttcatcactacccattacatgctatcccataagacccatcaaacgatgataaacc from Lathyrus oleraceus cultivar Zhongwan6 chromosome 7, CAAS_Psat_ZW6_1.0, whole genome shotgun sequence encodes the following:
- the LOC127107798 gene encoding pentatricopeptide repeat-containing protein At2g06000; its protein translation is MTFSSIFTTFRISNTALVTHYHTLKPNKLEAWFVKIVSTLFLRFTDSSDATFSRYVSNHLTPSLTLQIIKRLNNPQLGFSFFQFTKQSLNLSYSFWTYNFLLRSLCQQHQHDSAKLVYHSMRADGLLPDSRLLGFLVSSFAFVDRFDVSKEFLRESLCNKVDVNVVVYNNFLNILVKCNRLDDAVSLFRELVRFNFDIDIFTFNILIRGFCVVGEIDEAFRFLNDMRSFGCYPDVVSYNTLIHGLCRINEVDRARDLVREISLRTEFSPNVLSYTIVISGYCKLSKMKEASSIFNEMVTSGAKPSAATFNALIYGFVKAGDMASALGMHKRMLFHGCSPDVVTFTLLIDGYCRVGQLDYGLDLWNEMKARNVSANLYTFSILISAVCRSNRLQEARELLRLLNQSDIVAQPFIYNPVIDGYCKSGNVDEANAIVIDMEKKCKPDKLTFTILIIGHCMKGRAPEAIGIFYKMLGTGCSPDEVTIRTLSSCLLKSGMPSEAARIKEAVFKSQNTNSYMQQSLY